Part of the Aquimarina sp. MAR_2010_214 genome is shown below.
GAAGCTATCTCAGGAAAAAAAGATCTGCAATTAGTAGACGTAAGAACTTCCAATGAATATACTAACGGACATATTGATGGTGCTTTTAATATCGATTACTTCAAGCAAATGGTATTTAAATCATCATTTAATGCATTTAATAAAGAAGAACCTATATATGTATACTGCAGAAGCGGTAATCGAAGTCAGAAAGCAGCTGCA
Proteins encoded:
- a CDS encoding rhodanese-like domain-containing protein yields the protein MISIFKTLFKTSNQSTNAIIRIDALAFKEAISGKKDLQLVDVRTSNEYTNGHIDGAFNIDYFKQMVFKSSFNAFNKEEPIYVYCRSGNRSQKAAAMLAEMGFTNIVDLKGGFIAWKRL